CTCCTGGTTCTAGAAATCGAGGGCCATGATTGAGTGATGCTAGGGGACAGCTGGAATGTCCTGGCCAGGAAGGACAGTCCTGACTCCTGGTGTTCAGGATGGTCTCTAGGGCCAGAAGAAAGACGCCTCTGAGATGATTGAGGCTTCCCCTGGGCATCAGAAATGCCATCCTGGCTGTGATCCAAGCTACGGAGAAGAGAAATGAGGAACAGGCTCCTCCCGCTGCTCCATTCTGCAGTGAGCTGTGCCTTCCAGATCAGTCACTGCCAGGAGCTCCCGCCTCTGCTCAGGGCAGGAAGTGTCACAGGCTAGGGACTAGGTCAGGGAAGTGGTGGGAATGACAGACTCCTCTTCACCCTCTCCTCAGATTGCTGGGGACCAGGTGGTGTATGAGAACGAGCTGGTGGCCACTCGGGATGTGAGAACCTGGGGCCATGGCTCTATCACCCGCGACAGCATCTTCAGGTAAGGTCTTGGTTACCTAAGGGTCTCTGACCAGAGTGACTTCCCTCAGTTCATAACACGGATCAAGGGTGAGCCCCAAGTCCACAGAGGAACCCTCATCAACAGCAGAGGGTCAGTGCTTCTTTCTGCCAGTTGTGTTGACCATTCAAGTCCACCTGCCTCACTGCACCAACTTGATCTCAGCCCTCACCTGGGCTCCCATTTTTAATGTCATGTTAGCCTTCTCCCTTCTTCCACTGTCCAAGTTGGAGCCAAGAGTGTCCCTTTGAGATCTTTCCTCAGCCATATCTCATGCTTTAAGTAGCTTGGTCTTCTATAGTGTGAAGGTACCGTGGCCATAACTCGGAGCCTGGGTGGAAATGACTCCTACTCCCCTACCCTCCTACTTGCCCTCTGACACTTGGCCCCTGACCCACTGTGCCCCAGCCTCAGGGGAGCTCCAAAGAGCCATAAGCACTTTCGTATCCCCAGCTTTGCTCCGAGTCAggtgctcctctccctcctgCACCCCTCCACTGTCACTTCTGCTCTCGTGTCAAGATGTTCCCCGACCACCTTCTTGACAGGAGGCACCTGCTCCTCAAGGTGTTTTCTTGTATGATTCTTGCCTCCAACTCGCACTGGTCCTTCTTACATATTGGTCACTCCGACTAGAATACAACTCCCACAGGGTAGGAACCACGTCTGTCACACTTGAGTTTGTGTAGCCCCTAGTACTGGGTGGCCTTTAGGAATTAAAATGAAGGGAGGTATGGCCAGCCCCTCAAACTAgcgaaatttttttttttttttttttacctcaggCTTCGAGTCAGCTGCCGCTACTCCATAAACAGCAACACATTCCCCGTTAATGTCCAGGTTTTCCCTCTCCCACCGCCCCTTGCTAAGGCCCAGCCGGGAGCCCTCACTCTGGAACTTCAGATTGCCAAGGGTAAGACCCTCCTGCCTGGAGTATCTGTCCTGCAACCAGTCCCTTCGCGGTTCTGGGCCTGGAAAGGCTAATGTGGTAACAAGATGGTTACACAGTGTTCAGGGGGGTGACAGGCTGTGACTTACAGGTTCCTAGCTGTCTGTCTGCACCACTCTAACTCCTTACTCTGGCTCTGTGCAGACGAGAACTATGGCTCCTACTACGCTGCTTGGGACTACCCAGTGGTGAAGCTGCTCCGGGAGCCCATTCATGTGGAGGTCTCCATCCTGCACAGGACGGACCCCAACCTGGGGCTGCTCCTGTGGCAGTGCTGGGccacacccagccccagcccccagcagcaGCCTCAGTGGCCCATACTGGTGAAAGGGTAAGTGGTTCTCTTGTATGTAGGCACTAGACCCCTGAAGCCTGTCCTGACCATGCGGCCTCCTGGTCCAGGTGCCCCTATGCAGGAGACAATTACCGAACCCGACTGATACCCGTCCAGAAGGTCCCCAGCCTGCCATTCCCCTCCCACCGCCAGCGCTTCAGCATTTCCACCTTCAGCTTCGTGGACTCGGCGAGGACTAAGGAGGCTCTTGGGGGACAGGTTTGATGCTCCTTTCCATGCCACTCGGCAGGTCTCTGACCCCTCGCCTTGGAACTGTCCCcatcctgccctccccagccaggcTAGCTCTTTGATGCTGCCTGCTAGTCCTGCCTGAACAGCCCTGGATACCAGAGACATGAACGGTGGCTGTCACATGGGCCCTAGTTCTTCAGGGCTGTGGTAACATCAGCTGGGACATATCAAGTTGTGCTGACAACTACCTCTCTGAATCCTTCCTGGGGAGATGAAGTGGGTTGAGATGTCTGACACGGTGGCACTGCACCATGACCGGAGTTCTGTTGGCCTCCAGGTGTACCTGCACTGCAGTGCGTCAGTGTGCCAGCCTGCAGGGACCCCAGCCTGTATGGTGACCTGTCCTGTCCTGAGGGGTGAGTATGTCATCTATACTAGTGGACACAAACAAATGGATCATAATCCCAACTCCCAACAGTTCTTGGCCCATGGCCAGGACTCTCATCAATAAAGCCTCTCTAGATACCAATTGCAGTATCATGACCCAGAGATGGCCAACTTTCTGGAATGCCAGGCCCTTTAAAATAGAAGCAATAAACTCTCAACCTGAGCTCTTTCCCAAATGAGCTTTAAAACTAGGAGGCAAACCAGTCCATGGCCCACACCTGGCTCAACTCCACAAAACACACCTGGCCAGGTAATAAATGTCAATCTCTATGCCCACCTGAGGGCACTTCTGGTGATGTGGTCTAAAGATCCTTAGCTGGAATGATTGTAAACTTGCACCATCCCCTGTCGGGCAGACCCTGTGCTGCTGTAGCGTGCTTGCTTCCACAGGTATGATCTGGTACCTATCTCTTCCTTGACTTGGGATTCATAACCCTTAAAGCTCTAAGTCACTTCTAgcaatcagaaaacaaaaacgAAACACTCATAGTAACTAACTGGTAGTTACAGGGCAGGGCATTATGTTAAGTGCTTTCCATTCAACCTGATGTACGTTAGTCCTACTCCTAAAAGACTAAACCACCTTAGATTGACTTCAGCTGACAGGTTAAAGCATTTCTGCTCTTACTTCCTATTTAAACAGTTAAATACCCTTCCCTATGATCAAGACAACTGAATTATAAAGGGGTTACTGTCAGTGACACTTCTGGAAAAGGATAATTTGAGAAGTGTTCCTAACATCAGAACTTCTATGCCCTGACTCTGGTgaaactgaggcaagagcatTAGATCCAAAGCCTCAGACCTGCACAAGTTGCTAACGTGAAGCCCTTATAAGGCTGGTAAAGAGCTCTGCCTGTGGCcccttggtttgtgtcctaacaCTCCCTACCCCTGCTCCGtgtgtacaaaaattaaaattctaacgCTCCTGGCTCTCATGTCTCCAACAGGAAGAAGATCTGACCTCTCTCAGAACAGTACTGCCAGCATCTCCAGCAATGGCCCCATGTTTCTTCTCCAAGCCTCTAAGGACCCTTTGGAAAAGTCCAATATACACTTAAGTGAGTGGGAGGACACTTAACCAGCCACCTGAACCTGCAGATGAgagctccttcctctccctcctgtcTCTGGCCATCCCCTTACTGCCATCCCCTTACCAAGGACGATGGTAGGTCTTCGTCAGGACAGACTTCTGTGGCACTCACTGATTACCTCTCCATCCCCAGGTGCTCCAGTAGATCCCAAGGCTCTGTGGGTGGCAGGACTTTCTGGTGTCCTCGTCGTCGGAGCCTTGTTAGTATTCTACTTGGCCATCAGGAGACAGAGATGAG
The sequence above is drawn from the Urocitellus parryii isolate mUroPar1 chromosome 9, mUroPar1.hap1, whole genome shotgun sequence genome and encodes:
- the Zp4 gene encoding zona pellucida sperm-binding protein 4, which codes for MQLLQTFWLCFPLSLALSDQHEVPGGPGVLRCGLQGFQFFVNLTDQEVTPVLTAWDKQGSPHRLQNDSSCGTWVKEGPGNSVALEATYSGCYVTEWGSQYVMPVGVEGVGTSGFKVLLKRRLLRCPVDHPGNDALDAALCDSVPVRDRLPCAPSPISRGDCEVLGCCYSLDKEEAGSCYYGNTVTSQCTQEGHFSIAVSRNLASPPLRLDSVYLAFGNDSNCNPVTATHAFLLFRFPFTSCGTTRRIAGDQVVYENELVATRDVRTWGHGSITRDSIFRLRVSCRYSINSNTFPVNVQVFPLPPPLAKAQPGALTLELQIAKDENYGSYYAAWDYPVVKLLREPIHVEVSILHRTDPNLGLLLWQCWATPSPSPQQQPQWPILVKGCPYAGDNYRTRLIPVQKVPSLPFPSHRQRFSISTFSFVDSARTKEALGGQVYLHCSASVCQPAGTPACMVTCPVLRGRRSDLSQNSTASISSNGPMFLLQASKDPLEKSNIHLSAPVDPKALWVAGLSGVLVVGALLVFYLAIRRQR